The genomic region TAGTCGGGGGTCCAGCAGCCGCTCGCGGAGTAGACGATGAACGTCTTCCCGCCCCGCTGGAGCACCTCGGCGCCCTCGTTGACCGTGCCCCCGGACCTCTCCCAGTCGTAGGTGGGCGTGGAGATCGTCGAGAACGACCCGCTGAGGGTGTACGGGTTCGACATCGGCGCGATGACGAGATTCTGCGTACCGCCGCCGCTCGCACTGCCCAGCAGGTACATGGACCCGTTGACGGTGAGCACGCTCGGGTCCAGCATCCAGCCGCTGCCCAGCTGGTTCCTGTACGTATAGGGCCCCATGGGGTCCGAGCCCGCGCTCTGCAGCACGTGTACACGCTGCGTGGGGTTGTAGTCGGTGATGTTCTGGCCGGCCACGTAGTACAGGTACCAGCGGCCGCCCGAGTAGTGCAGTTCGGGTGCCCAGATGTTGCAGCAGCGCGAGGCGGCGTCGCCCTGCCACACCTGCACGCTCGGCGCGGTGGAGAGTCCGGCGAGTGTAGGCGACTTCCGCATGGTGATGACGTCGGTCCAGCTCGTCGACACCAGGTAGTAGTTGCCGTCGTGGTACGAGATCCAGGGGTCGGCGCCCTTCTGCGCCTTGACCGGGTTGGTGTAGGGGCGGCCCTCGGCGGCGGACGCGGACGTCGGCTGCCCGAGGGCGAGCGCCAGCAGAAGGGCGCTCAGCAGGGTCAGTAGGCGACGGGCCATCCGCTGCTCCAGTTCAGGAGGTTGACGCCGAGCTTCGGGGTGCCGTTGTCCTGGCCGTCGTAGTAGTGGTAGACGAGCAGGTCGCCGTCGGAGTCCGCCATGATCGACTGGCCGCCGGGGCCGATGTAGCGCCCGTGCGACTCCATGACGGGCGTGCCGCCGTTGCTGAGCATGCTGACGCCGTTGCGGTCCTTGTACGGGCCGGTGACGCTGGTGGCCCGGCCCACCTTGATCTTGTACGTGGAGCTGGTGCCGGCGCAGCAGGTGTCGTACGAGGCGAAGAGGTAGTAGTAGCCGTTGCGCTTCACGATGGAGGGCGCCTCGACCGCCTTGGTCCCGGTGGGCCGGGAGGCGAGCGAGCGGCGGCTGGTGTCCCCGGAATGCTGCTTGCCCGTCGCCGGGTCGATCCGGATCATCTTGATCCCGGTCCACCAGGAGCCGAAGGAGAGCCACCACTTGCCGTCGTCGTCGACGAACAGGTTGGGGTCGATGGCGTTGTAGTCGCTCGACGAGTTCGAGGTGTAGACGATGCCGTAGTCGCTCCAGCTGCCGGCCTGACCGGTGGTGGAGGCCGCCAGACCGATGGCGGAGGTGTTGGAGCCGAAGGACGAGACGGCGTAGTACATCAGGTACTTGCCGCCCTGGTACGAGATGTCCGGGGCCCAGGGGTCCGACGCCGAGGAGTAGTTCTTCCACCAACCGGGCTTGGTGGTGAAGGCGTTCCCCGAGCGGCCGAAGGCGGTGCGGTCGGTGGAGGTGCGGAGCTGGAGGCCCTCGCCGGTCGAGTAGAGGAGGTACTGGCCGGACGAGCTGCGGATCATGCTGGGGTCGTGGACGACGATGTCCCCGTTGACGACACCCGGGTTGGGGTAGGCGGAGGCGCTGACCGGCACGAGGGCGAGCAGGAGCGCGGCGGGGAGTACGGCGAGGCTTCTCCTCAGAGTGCGGCTCACGAGGAAACTCCTTCGGGAATCGGGGATGGGAGGTGCATCCCGCAGTCGCCGCCCGCACCGCATCGGTTGCCGCGCGCCACCCACTTTCTCCGAAGAACCGGACGCCGTCCGATATCCCGAACGACCTTATGGATCGCCTTAGTTGCGCGGCCGGACACGCTCCACCCTGACGCGCGTCCGGCCCGGAGCCCTCCCCCGCGGCCGTCAGCCGTGGAGCAGAACGGGGAAGGCCTCCATGTCGTTCTGCGTCATGACGGGCAGCTTGCGGATCTCGTCGTCGCCGATCGCGAGCTTCAGCTCCGGGAAGCGCCCGAACAGCGCGGGCAGCGCGATGCCGGCCTCGACGCGGGACAGCGCGGCACCGGGGCAGATGTGCGGCCCGTGGCCGAAGGTCATGTGCCGGATCGGCGTCGGCCGGGTGACGTCGAAGGCATCTGCGTCGTCGCCGTGCTGAACGACGTCACGGCCGATGGCCCGGTAGGAGATCACCACGCCCTCCCCCTCGGCTATCACCTGGTCGCCGACCTGGATGTCCTCGGTGGCGAACCGCATCAGCAGGTGGGTGGTGGGAGTGTCCCAGCGCAGGGTCTCCTCGATGACCGTGTCCCACGGG from Streptomyces sp. QL37 harbors:
- a CDS encoding arabinan endo-1,5-alpha-L-arabinosidase; the encoded protein is MSRTLRRSLAVLPAALLLALVPVSASAYPNPGVVNGDIVVHDPSMIRSSSGQYLLYSTGEGLQLRTSTDRTAFGRSGNAFTTKPGWWKNYSSASDPWAPDISYQGGKYLMYYAVSSFGSNTSAIGLAASTTGQAGSWSDYGIVYTSNSSSDYNAIDPNLFVDDDGKWWLSFGSWWTGIKMIRIDPATGKQHSGDTSRRSLASRPTGTKAVEAPSIVKRNGYYYLFASYDTCCAGTSSTYKIKVGRATSVTGPYKDRNGVSMLSNGGTPVMESHGRYIGPGGQSIMADSDGDLLVYHYYDGQDNGTPKLGVNLLNWSSGWPVAY